Genomic segment of Arachis stenosperma cultivar V10309 chromosome 4, arast.V10309.gnm1.PFL2, whole genome shotgun sequence:
AGGATCAATCCGAGGAGGTGAggtaggaggagaaggagagggAGTGAAGGTTCTATCTTGGGAGCGAGTTGAGGGTTTTGTGGGTAGCTTGTAAACTTTTTCATGAGGAGGCCTTTTAGCAATCACTTTCTTCCTCATTTGGTTAGTTTCAGGCTTTTGAGGGAAGAGAAGCAGTAAAGATAATGGGAAGAAACCGAGGGGTTGAGGAGAAGTTAATGGAGGGAAGAGAGGGAGTGTTGGTAATCGTACCCAAAAGAAGTTTTTTACAAACCATGCAACTGCATCATCTTTTGAtatgacttgaaaagacatgacctcataaaagaaagattttattttatttcaaaataaaacagaaaattaatttcaaattttgaaaaccttttTGGACTAAAAAACATAATGAGAATGAAAAAccttttcgaaaaaaaaaaacttaaaaacacaagccaaaacaaaaaaattaacatgTAACATTCATATTGGGCCCAGAAGTGGTTTGAATTAAGGAAACACATAGAACCACCCATGATCTGAATTTTTGAAGTTGGCCCAGATCAACCTTCACTTGCAACAAGCCCAAAATACTTTGATTAAAAGGAACGCTCTTCACATGTCCAGAATTGTCTTATAcctgtttatgagacaaaatGCTCCAGCAAACACATAAGCAATTTTCAAACAAAGAATCATAACTTAAAATTCCTAGACTAATCTTAAGCATGCAGAATCTGTCCTCAGGCAGTGGTTTAGTGAAAATATCTGTCAATTGCTCTtctgatttaacaaattgaatgctaATATCCCCCTTTTGAACGTGTTCTCTTATTGAAtgaaatttcacttcaatatgtttagtcctagagtgcaaaactggatttttagaaatattaatggcactcatattatcacacaaTAAGGAAATATTTTCAACATTTAACTTGTAATCAGCAAGCTATGTTTTTAATCATAAAAGCTGAGAACAACAGGAAGAAGCAACTATATACTCAGCCTCTGCAGTGGATAAAGCCACTATTGGCTActtcttacttgaccaaacattcaaggactttccaaggaagcaacataagcctgaagtgctccttctatcaactttatcaccagcaaaatctgcatcacaataaccaactgcagaaaaattatcaatcttaggataccaaagaccaaagttggatgtgccatgaatatatctaatgatcctcttaactgcagaaagatgtgactctttaggtttggattggaaccttgaacacaatccaacactttgcacaatatcgggtctagaggaagttaagtacataagagaaccaatcattcctctatacctagtctcatcTACATCTTTCTCAGTTTCTTCCTTATCTAATTTTGAATTAGGGTGCATGGGAGTTTCCATGAGTTTGGCATTTTccataccaaatttcttaactaattccttgccatacttctcttgatgaatgaaaataccattttcagtttgtttaatttgcagctcaaggaaaaaattaagttcaaccatcatactcatgtcaaattcgCTTGTCATGAGTTGTCCAAATTCAGAACAAAGGGATTCATTggctgatccaaaaataatgtcatcaacatatatttggactagaatgaaagaatcattataattcttgataaatagagttgtgtctgtggtgcctctttgaaaatcatttttcaaaagaaaagagttAAGTCTCTtataccaagctctaggagcttgtcttaaaccatagagagttttagataatttgaaaacatgattagaatgctctttattttcaaaaccaggtggctgctccacatacacttctctatctatcacactattcaaaaatgcatatttcacatccatttgatataatttaaaaccacaaaatgcagCATAAGCTAAAAGAAGTCTTATAGCCTCCATTCGGACAACAGGGGCAAAAgattcatcaaagtctattccttcttcttggtcatatccttgtgccactagccttgctttgtttcttgcaatgctGCCATCTTCTCCTAACTTGTTCTGAAATATCCACTTGGTTccggtcactttctttccacttggTCTTGGAACCAAAGTCCACACTTAGTTCTTCTCAAACTCAAGAAGTTCATCCACTATAGCTTTAACCCAAGAAGGGTCACTAAGGGCTTCCTTGACATTTTGAGGCTCTAAATTTGTGAGATAAGGGCAATGTTTGTTCCTTCATTTGCCTTTCTAGTTGAAGACTGAGTTTTCACTCCATGAGAGACGTCCCCAATGACAAATTCCTCAggataattcttcaagaatctccattcACGAGGTCTGGTGGACTTGGAGGCAGATTCAGTCACCAAGGGATTCTGGGTGCTGCTGTTTTCAGGGTTTCTttcagattcatgagacaaaatagaattgtctcttgaattttcaGCAGTTGCAGTTTCTGGTTCAGCTTGTCTagaattttcattttcatgattttgagcaGTTTCATTGTCCTTTTGAACTTGATTCTCTGCATCACAATCTTCCAAAATACTTTGTaccaagttagtatcacaaaatgtgacatgtatggactcctcaataatcctagcatcttgatgataaactctatatgccttactagttgtggaatatcctacaaacaaacactcatacgcctttggatcaaatttaccCAAATTATCCttgttatttaaaacaaaatatttacatccaaagatgtgcaagtagtctaagtttggtgggtaacctttccaaagttcataagggatttttttcaaaaatttctttataattgttctattcaaaatgtggcaagcTGTGTTAACCGCTTTAgcccaaaggaattttggaacattactctcacaaagcatagctcttgtcatttcttgtatgcttctatttcttctttccacaacaccattttgttgtggtgttcttggacaagagaagttgtgagatattccaaattcctcacaaactgacaaaaggattcaaataaattgttttcaaattcggttccgtgatcacttcttatagaagagatttttaaatccttttcattttgaattttcttgcaaaaaaGTTCAAAGGCCAaaaaggcttcatttttgtgtgcaagaaataaaacctAACCAAACCTAGCATAGTCATCTATAATCACTAAGccataatgtttaccacctaggctttgagttattgttggaccaaataaatcaatgtgtagcaactcaagtggtcttttagtagagatATCTTTCTTTggtttaaaagaattttttgtttgttttcccatttagcaagcatcacaagtgatgtctttgtcaaaattttattaaaggaagacctcttactaattctttcttaacaagtttgtttatttgaaacatacttgcatggcccaatctcttatgccataaccacttttcagattctttagaatgaaaacaagctacattttgatcctttgttcatcaagaGTAGGTCCATACACATTATTAAAACGCTTGGCAAAAAAAAGTACTTCATTTGTTTTCTCATTAACAACACAGCATTCAAGTCTTTTGAAAGTcactaaatatcctaaatcacatagctgacttatactcaaaagattgtgcttCAAACTACATACCAAAAAtacatcatcaatgaaagtagattgTTCATTACTTACTTTTCCAACAGCAATaattttacctttaccatcatctccaaaggtcacaaaacctccatcatacttgtttagtttgatgaaataagttgaccttccagtcatgtgcctcgagcatccactatccatgtaccacatgtcctttttgttcttggatgctaggcaaatctgcatgaaaattttcaagtagccttaggta
This window contains:
- the LOC130975676 gene encoding extensin-like, which translates into the protein MSFQVISKDDAVAWFVKNFFWVRLPTLPLFPPLTSPQPLGFFPLSLLLLFPQKPETNQMRKKVIAKRPPHEKVYKLPTKPSTRSQDRTFTPSPSPPTSPPRIDPMARTKNPSRVPSSAKQTPAPKEPPSKPGSSKPSSSKGKRPAAPEPASEPP